The following coding sequences lie in one Rhinolophus ferrumequinum isolate MPI-CBG mRhiFer1 chromosome 14, mRhiFer1_v1.p, whole genome shotgun sequence genomic window:
- the NCOA2 gene encoding nuclear receptor coactivator 2 isoform X4, whose amino-acid sequence MLVKPLPDSEEEGHDHQETHQKYETMQCFAVSQPKSIKEEGEDLQSCLICVARRVPMKERPVLPSSESFTTRQDLQGKITSLDTSTMRAAMKPGWEDLVRRCIQKFHAQHEGESVSYAKRHHHEVLRQGLAFSQIYRFSLSDGTLVAAQTKSKLIRSQTTNEPQLVISLHMLHREQNVCVMNPDLTGQVMGKPLNPISSGSPAHQAMCSGNPGQDMTLGSNMNFPINGPKEQMGMPMGRFGSGGLNHVSSMQATTPQGSNYALKMNSPSQSSPGMNPGQPNSMLSPRHRMSPGVAGSPRIPPSQFSPAGSLHSPVGVCSSTGNSHSYTNSSLNALQALSEGHGVSLGSSLASPDLKMGNLQNSPVNMNPPPLSKMGSLDSKDCFGLYGEPSEGTTGQAESSCHPGEQKETNDSNMPQGVSSERSDGQNRLHDSKGQTKLLQLLTTKSDQMEPSPLSSSLSDANKDSAGSLPGSGSTHGASLKEKHKILHRLLQDSSSPVDLAKLTAEATGKELSQDASSTAPGSEVTIKQEPVSPKKKENALLRYLLDKDDSKDLGLPEITPKLERLDSKTDPATNTKLIAMKTEKEEMSFEPSDQPGSELDNLEEILDDLQNSQLPQLFPDTRPGAPAGSVDKQAIINDLMQLTAENSPVTPVGAQKTALRISQSTFNNPRPGQLGRLLPNQNLPLDITLQSPTGAGPFPPIRNNSPYSVIPQPGMMGNQGMIGNQGNLGNSSTGMISSNAARPSMPSGEWAPQSSAVRVTCAATTSAMNRPIQGAMIRNPTASIPMRPNSQPGQRQMLQSQVMNIGPSELEMNMGGPQYSQQQAPPNQTAPWPESILPIEQASFASQSRQPFGNSPDDLLCPHPAAESPSDEGALLDQLYLALRNFDGLEEIDRALGIPELVSQSQAVDPEQFSSQDSNMMLEQKAPVFPQQYASQAQMAQGSYSPMQDPNFHAMGQRPSYATLRMQPRPGLRPTGLVQNQPNQLRLQLQHRLQAQQNRQPLMNQISNVSNVNLTLRPGVPTQAPINAQMLAQRQREILNQHLRQRQMHQQQQVQQRTLMMRGQGLNMTSSMVAPSGMQAAMSNPRIPQANAQQFPFPPNYGLSQQPDPGFAGATTPQSPLMSPRMAHTQSPMMQQSQANPAYQASSDMNGWAQGNMGGNSMFSQQSPPHFGQQANTSMYNNNMNINVSMATNTGGMSNMNQMTGQISMTSVTSVPTSGLSSMGPEQVNDPALRGGSLFPNQLPGMDMIKQEGDTSRKYC is encoded by the exons ATTTACAGTCCTGCTTGATTTGTGTGGCAAGAAGAGTTCCCATGAAGGAAAGGCCGGTTCTTCCCTCATCAGAAAGTTTTACTACTCGCCAAGATCTCCAAG GCAAGATCACGTCGCTGGACACCAGCACCATGCGCGCCGCGATGAAGCCGGGCTGGGAGGACCTGGTGCGGAGGTGCATCCAGAAGTTTCACGCCCAGCACGAGGGGGAGTCTGTGTCCTACGCCAAGAGGCATCACCACGAAG TGCTGCGACAAGGATTGGCATTCAGTCAAATCTATCGTTTTTCCTTGTCCGACGGCACGCTGGTTGCTGCGCAAACGAAGAGCAAACTCATCCGTTCTCAGACTACTAATGAGCCTCAGCTTGTCATATCTTTACATATGCTGCACAG AGAGCAGAATGTGTGTGTAATGAATCCGGATCTGACTGGACAAGTGATGGGGAAGCCATTGAATCCCATTAGCTCTGGCAGCCCTGCCCATCAGGCCATGTGCAGTGGGAACCCAGGTCAGGACATGACCCTTGGTAGCAATATGAATTTTCCCATAAATGGCCCAAAGGAGCAAATGGGCATGCCCATGGGCAGGTTTGGTTCTGGGGGACTGAACCACGTGTCAAGCATGCAAGCAACCACTCCTCAGGGTAGTAACTATGCACTCAAAATGAACAGTCCCTCCCAGAGCAGCCCTGGCATGAACCCAGGACAGCCCAACTCCATGCTTTCACCAAGGCACCGCATGAGCCCTGGAGTGGCTGGAAGCCCGCGAATCCCACCCAGTCAGTTTTCCCCTGCAGGAAGCTTGCATTCCCCCGTGGGAGTGTGCAGCAGCACAGGAAATAGCCATAGCTACACCAACAGTTCCCTCAATGCCCTTCAGGCACTCAGCGAGGGCCACGGGGTCTCATTGGGGTCATCGTTGGCTTCGCCGGACTTAAAAATGGGCAACTTGCAAAACTCCCCAGTTAATATGAATCCCCCCCCACTCAGCAAGATGGGGAGCTTAGACTCCAAAGACTGTTTTGGACTTTATGGGGAGCCATCTGAAGGTACAACTGGACAAGCAGAGAGCAGCTGCCATCCTGGAgagcaaaaggaaacaaatgactcCAACATGCCCCAGGGCGTGAGCAGTGAGCGATCTGACGGACAGAACAGACTGCATGACAGCAAAGGACAGACCAAACTCCTCCAGCTGTTGACCACCAAATCCGACCAGATGGAGCCTTCGCCCTTATCCAGCTCTTTGTCAGACGCAAACAAGGACTCCGCGGGTAGCTTGCCTGGTTCTGGGTCAACACATGGAGCCTCGCTCAAGGAGAAGCATAAGATTTTGCACAGACTCCTGCAGGACAGCAGCTCCCCCGTGGACCTGGCTAAGTTAACAGCAGAGGCCACGGGCAAAGAGCTGAGCCAGGACGCCAGCAGCACAGCTCCCGGTTCCGAGGTGACCATTAAACAAGAGCCAGTGAGccccaagaagaaagagaatgcaCTACTGCGCTACTTGCTGGATAAAGACGATAGTAAAGATCTCGGTTTACCAGAAATAACCCCCAAACTTGAGCGACTGGACAGTAAGACAGACCCAGCCACTAACACAAAATTAATAGCTATGAAAAcagagaaggaggagatgagCTTTGAGCCTAGTGACCAG CCTGGCAGTGAGCTGGACAACTTGGAGGAGATTTTGGATGATTTGCAGAATAGTCAATTACCACAGCTTTTCCCCGACACGAGGCCAGGCGCCCCTGCTGGATCAGTTGACAAGCAAGCCATCATCAATGACCTCATGCAACTCACAGCTGAAAACAGCCCGGTTACACCTGTTGGAGCCCAGAAAACAGCACTGCGAATTTCACAGAGCA cTTTTAATaacccacgaccagggcaactgGGCAGGTTATTGCCAAACCAGAATTTACCACTTGACATCACATTGCAAAGCCCAACTGGTGCTGGACCCTTCCCACCAATCAGAAACAATAGTCCCTACTCAGTGATACCTCAGCCAGGAATGATGGGTAACCAAGGGATGATAGGAAACCAAGGAAATTTAGGGAACAGTAGCACAG GAATGATTAGTAGTAATGCTGCCCGGCCCTCCATGCCATCTGGGGAATGGGCACCACAGAGTTCTGCTGTGAGAGTCACCTGTGCTGCTACCACCAGTGCCATGAACCGGCCAATCCAAGGAGCTATGATTCGGAATCCAACAGCCAGCATCCCCATGAGACCCAACAGCCAGCCCGGCCAAAGACAGATGCTGCAGTCTCAGGTCATGAATATAG GGCCATCTGAATTAGAGATGAACATGGGGGGGCCCCAGTATAGCCAACAACAAGCTCCGCCCAATCAGACCGCCCCGTGGCCGGAAAGCATCCTGCCCATAGAGCAGGCATCTTTCGCCAGCCAGAGCAG GCAGCCGTTTGGCAACTCTCCAGATGACTTGCTGTGTCCACATCCTGCAGCGGAGTCTCCAAGTGACGAGGGAGCTCTCCTGGACCAGCTGTATTTGGCCTTGCGGAATTTCGATGGCTTGGAGGAGATTGATAGAGCTTTGGGAATACCCGAACTGGTCAGCCAG AGCCAAGCAGTGGATCCGGAACAGTTCTCGAGTCAGGACTCCAACATGATGCTGGAGCAGAAGGCCCCCGTTTTCCCACAGCAGTATGCGTCTCAGGCACAAATGGCCCAGGGTAGCTATAGTCCCATGCAAGACCCGAACTTCCACGCCATGGGGCAGCGGCCTAGCTATGCCACTCTCCGCATGCAGCCCAGACCGGGCCTCAGGCCCACGGGCTTGGTGCAGAACCAGCCAAATCAACTGCGACTTCAGCTGCAGCATCGCCTCCAAGCACAACAG AATCGCCAGCCACTTATGAATCAGATCAGCAATGTTTCCAATGTGAACTTGACCCTGAGGCCTGGAGTACCGACACAG GCACCTATTAATGCACAGATGCTGGCCCAAAGACAGAGGGAAATCCTGAACCAGCATCTTCGACAGAGACAAATGCATCAGCAACAGCAAGTGCAGCAGAGAACTCTGATGATGAGAGGACAGGGCTTGAACATGACATCAAGCATGGTGGCTCCTAGCGGAATGCAAGCAGCTATGAGCAACCCCCGGATTCCCCAGGCAAATGCTCAGCAGTTTCCATTTCCTCCAAACTACG gacTAAGTCAGCAGCCTGATCCGGGCTTTGCTGGGGCCACCACCCCCCAGAGCCCTCTGATGTCACCCAGAATGGCGCATACACAGAGCCCCATGATGCAGCAGTCGCAGGCTAACCCAGCCTATCAGGCCTCCTCCGACATGAATGGATGGGCGCAGGGGAATATGGGTGGAAACAG CATGTTTTCACAACAGTCCCCACCACACTTTGGGCAACAAGCCAACACCAGCATGTACAATAACAACATGAACATCAATGTATCCATGGCAACCAACACAGGTGGGATGAGCAACATGAACCAGATGACAGGACAGATCAGCATGACCTCAGTGACCTCCGTGCCTACGTCGGGGCTGTCCTCCATGGGTCCCGAGCAG GTTAACGACCCTGCTCTGAGGGGAGGCAGCCTTTTCCCAAACCAGCTGCCTGGGATGGACATGATTAAGCAGGAGGGAGACACATCACGG AAATACTGCTGA